A genomic window from Pirellulales bacterium includes:
- a CDS encoding glucosidase, whose translation MNAEKLRLEEHRLRRQNWRQWGPYLSERQWGTVREDYSPHGTAWDYFPHDMARSRAYRWGEDGIAGFSDDKQRLCLALALWNGRDPILKERLFGLTNSEGNHGEDVKEIYYYLDATPSHSYQKMLYKYPQREFPYAWLVEENRRRTKQQMEFELLDTGVFDDDRYFDVFVEYAKASPRDMLIEITIANRGPDAAELHVLPQLWYRNVWSWGSNPQRPVLEVDREQTITARHELLGTYQLFAPAADRLLFCDNETNVRRLFGMHDAHGYFKDAFHEYVVQGNHSAVNPMQCGTKSAAYYRLNLPPHGETKLRLRLAENLGESPLADFESIMHDRRGEADQFYNELERDLHDPENCRVQRQALAGMLWSKQFFYFDVAQWLHGDAGQPAPPPERLHARNSEWQHMHNAEVLSMPDKWEYPWYAAWDLAFHTIALALVDAEFAKSQLLQLTRTWYMHPNGQLPAYEWAFSDTNPPVHAWAAWRVFQIDRRQRGGPGDIAFLERILHKLLLNFTWWVNRKDANSRNVFQGGFLGMDNVGAFDRSAPLPPGMQLDQADGTSWMGMYCLNLMRIALELALHNPVYQDIATKFFEHFLSIAEAMTNMGNKGIGLWDEQDEFYFDVLTMPNGKSMPLKIHSMVGLIPLFAVETLEPDMLEKLPQFRKHLEWYLTHRPDLANLVSHWEVPGRGRRRLLSLLRGHRMKCLLRRMLDESAFLSDYGVRSLSRKHLQDPYVVDGYARHFEVGYEPGESECGLFGGNSNWRGPIWFPVNFLIVESLQKFHHYYGDDFKVECPTGSGKYITINEVAEELTRRLERLFLRDANGRRPSFGPYEKMQTDPHFRDYLLFFEHFHGDSGRGLGASHQTGWTGLVGKLLQPRRAPAPNGASNTNMPEEHIALSEIST comes from the coding sequence TTGAACGCTGAAAAACTACGTCTCGAAGAGCATCGGTTGCGACGCCAGAACTGGCGCCAATGGGGCCCCTATCTCAGCGAACGACAGTGGGGCACCGTGCGCGAGGACTACAGTCCTCACGGCACCGCCTGGGACTATTTCCCTCACGACATGGCCCGCAGCCGCGCCTACCGCTGGGGCGAGGATGGCATCGCCGGATTCTCCGACGACAAGCAACGCTTGTGCCTGGCGCTAGCGCTGTGGAATGGCCGCGATCCGATTCTGAAAGAACGGTTGTTCGGGCTGACCAACAGCGAAGGGAACCACGGCGAAGACGTCAAGGAGATCTACTACTATCTCGACGCCACGCCATCGCACTCGTATCAGAAGATGCTCTACAAGTATCCGCAGCGCGAGTTCCCCTACGCGTGGCTGGTCGAGGAGAACCGCCGCCGCACCAAGCAGCAGATGGAGTTCGAGCTGCTCGATACGGGGGTCTTCGACGACGATCGCTACTTCGACGTCTTCGTCGAGTACGCGAAGGCCTCGCCTCGCGACATGCTGATCGAAATCACGATCGCCAATCGCGGACCAGACGCCGCCGAGCTGCACGTGCTGCCGCAACTGTGGTATCGCAACGTCTGGAGCTGGGGGAGTAATCCGCAGCGGCCCGTGCTCGAGGTCGATCGCGAGCAGACGATCACCGCGCGGCACGAGTTGCTCGGCACGTACCAGTTGTTCGCGCCCGCGGCGGATCGCCTGCTGTTTTGCGACAACGAGACGAACGTCCGTCGGCTGTTCGGCATGCACGACGCCCACGGGTATTTTAAAGACGCGTTCCACGAATACGTGGTGCAGGGCAATCACTCGGCGGTGAACCCGATGCAGTGCGGCACGAAATCGGCCGCCTATTATCGCTTGAACCTGCCTCCGCACGGCGAGACGAAGCTGCGCTTGCGGCTGGCCGAGAATCTGGGGGAATCGCCGCTGGCCGACTTCGAATCGATCATGCACGATCGCCGCGGCGAGGCCGATCAGTTCTACAACGAGCTCGAACGCGACTTGCACGATCCGGAGAACTGCCGCGTGCAGCGACAGGCACTGGCCGGCATGTTGTGGAGCAAGCAGTTCTTCTATTTCGACGTGGCGCAGTGGCTCCACGGCGATGCCGGCCAGCCAGCGCCCCCCCCCGAACGCCTCCACGCGCGCAACTCGGAATGGCAGCACATGCACAACGCCGAAGTCCTCTCGATGCCCGACAAGTGGGAGTACCCCTGGTACGCCGCCTGGGATCTGGCGTTCCACACGATCGCGCTGGCGCTGGTCGACGCCGAGTTTGCCAAGTCGCAACTCTTGCAGCTCACGCGCACCTGGTACATGCACCCGAACGGGCAATTGCCCGCCTACGAGTGGGCTTTCAGCGATACGAATCCCCCGGTGCATGCCTGGGCGGCCTGGCGCGTGTTCCAGATCGATCGCCGGCAGCGGGGCGGACCGGGCGACATCGCCTTCCTCGAACGCATCTTGCACAAGCTGCTGTTGAACTTCACCTGGTGGGTCAATCGCAAAGACGCCAACTCGCGCAATGTCTTCCAGGGGGGCTTCCTCGGCATGGATAACGTCGGCGCGTTCGATCGCAGCGCGCCGCTCCCTCCCGGCATGCAGCTCGATCAGGCCGACGGCACGAGCTGGATGGGCATGTACTGCCTGAACCTGATGCGCATCGCGCTCGAGCTCGCGCTGCACAACCCGGTCTACCAGGACATCGCCACCAAGTTCTTCGAGCATTTCCTCAGCATCGCCGAAGCCATGACGAACATGGGCAACAAGGGCATCGGGCTGTGGGACGAGCAGGACGAGTTCTACTTCGACGTGCTCACGATGCCCAACGGCAAATCCATGCCCCTCAAAATTCATTCGATGGTGGGGCTGATTCCGCTCTTTGCCGTCGAGACGCTCGAGCCCGACATGCTCGAAAAGCTGCCCCAGTTTCGCAAGCATCTCGAGTGGTATCTGACGCACCGTCCCGATCTGGCGAACCTCGTCTCGCACTGGGAAGTTCCCGGTCGCGGGCGCCGTCGCCTCCTTTCGCTGTTGCGCGGCCATCGCATGAAGTGCCTGCTGCGACGCATGCTCGACGAGTCGGCCTTCTTGTCGGACTATGGCGTGCGATCCCTCTCGCGCAAGCACCTGCAGGATCCCTACGTCGTCGACGGCTATGCCCGACATTTCGAAGTGGGGTACGAGCCGGGAGAATCGGAGTGTGGGCTGTTCGGCGGAAATTCGAACTGGCGCGGCCCGATCTGGTTCCCGGTCAACTTCCTGATCGTCGAGTCGCTGCAGAAGTTCCACCACTACTACGGCGACGACTTCAAAGTCGAATGCCCCACCGGTTCGGGCAAATACATCACCATCAACGAGGTGGCCGAGGAGCTGACGCGCCGTCTCGAGCGGCTTTTTCTGCGCGATGCAAACGGTCGGCGCCCTTCGTTCGGTCCCTACGAAAAAATGCAGACCGATCCCCACTTTCGCGACTACCTGCTCTTCTTCGAGCATTTCCACGGCGATAGCGGCCGGGGATTGGGGGCCTCGCACCAGACAGGTTGGACCGGACTCGTGGGCAAACTCTTGCAGCCGCGACGCGCCCCAGCGCCGAACGGCGCTTCGAATACCAACATGCCCGAAGAACACATTGCCCTTTCGGAGATCTCGACATGA
- a CDS encoding site-specific integrase, whose product MPTMKIDRVKILTKAEIGAVLADLRRKRRSTSTRLNHVVFRLSCCLGCRVSEIRGLSMANVKLEGNRPHVYIPGSIAKRGKARRIPCWWDQGTLATLRAWKAERAAQGATSSDPFIASPSKHRRGQRLSVRTLQARWRTAIKCLGPERVSVLSIHSGRHSFVSHSLNGGRSLAEARDAAGHASASVTSLYLHSVPDDDNTVGNLFDFG is encoded by the coding sequence CCAAGGCTGAAATCGGAGCCGTCCTTGCTGACCTACGCCGAAAGCGTCGATCGACCAGTACCCGTCTGAATCATGTCGTCTTTCGTTTGAGTTGCTGCCTCGGTTGTCGCGTGTCTGAGATTCGCGGCTTGTCGATGGCCAATGTGAAGCTGGAAGGCAACCGGCCTCACGTCTATATCCCCGGTAGCATCGCCAAGAGGGGCAAGGCACGTCGCATTCCGTGTTGGTGGGACCAAGGCACACTCGCCACGTTGCGAGCCTGGAAGGCCGAGCGTGCCGCACAAGGGGCAACCTCATCCGATCCATTCATCGCGAGCCCGAGTAAGCACAGACGTGGCCAGCGCCTCAGTGTTCGCACACTGCAAGCTAGGTGGCGGACTGCGATCAAGTGCCTTGGTCCCGAGCGTGTCAGCGTCTTGTCGATTCACTCGGGCCGTCACAGCTTCGTCTCGCACAGCTTAAATGGTGGTCGCTCGCTCGCCGAAGCACGCGATGCCGCCGGCCATGCCAGTGCCAGCGTGACGAGTCTCTATCTGCACAGCGTCCCAGACGATGACAACACGGTGGGCAACCTCTTTGACTTCGGTTGA
- a CDS encoding SDR family oxidoreductase: MITADATLVDPTLSVPLPQATAPRLLAGQKALVTGANSGIGLSVALALAEAGADVIVNYVAGDDVAEQVVRQIADFGVRGLAVKADVSQEDQVRAMFAHIRDQFGTVDILVNNAGLQRDASLTEMTLQQWNTVIGVNLTGQFLCAREAVREFRRRGVVPSVSRSAGKIICMSSVHQVIPWAGHVNYAASKGGIDMMMKTIAQEVAPDRIRVNSICPGAIRTPINHDAWATPAALDKLLTLIPYGRVGDPADIGRTAVWLASDQAEYITGASIFVDGGMALYPGFADNG, translated from the coding sequence ATGATCACGGCCGACGCGACCCTCGTTGATCCCACGCTTTCGGTACCGCTACCCCAGGCGACGGCGCCCCGGTTGCTCGCCGGCCAGAAGGCGCTTGTGACGGGAGCGAACTCGGGCATCGGACTATCCGTGGCCCTGGCCCTGGCCGAAGCCGGCGCTGATGTAATCGTGAACTACGTCGCCGGTGATGACGTCGCCGAGCAGGTCGTCCGGCAGATCGCCGACTTCGGCGTGCGTGGCCTGGCCGTCAAGGCCGACGTTTCCCAGGAAGATCAGGTCCGCGCCATGTTCGCGCACATACGCGATCAGTTCGGCACGGTCGACATCCTGGTCAACAACGCGGGACTGCAGCGCGATGCCAGCTTGACCGAGATGACGCTGCAGCAGTGGAACACCGTGATCGGCGTGAACCTGACGGGGCAGTTTCTCTGCGCGCGCGAGGCGGTGCGCGAGTTCCGCCGACGCGGCGTGGTGCCGTCCGTTTCTCGCTCGGCCGGCAAGATCATCTGCATGAGCAGCGTGCATCAGGTCATTCCCTGGGCCGGACACGTCAACTACGCGGCCAGCAAGGGGGGCATCGACATGATGATGAAGACGATCGCCCAGGAGGTCGCCCCCGATCGCATTCGCGTGAACAGCATCTGTCCCGGCGCCATTCGCACGCCGATCAATCACGATGCCTGGGCCACTCCCGCAGCGCTCGACAAGTTGCTGACGCTGATTCCCTACGGGCGCGTGGGCGATCCGGCCGATATCGGTCGCACCGCCGTCTGGCTCGCTTCGGATCAGGCCGAGTACATCACCGGCGCCAGCATCTTTGTCGATGGTGGCATGGCGTTGTATCCTGGCTTTGCCGACAACGGCTAA
- a CDS encoding tyrosine-type recombinase/integrase, giving the protein MRQPRPWLRKQTGTWYVCIDGEQHSLGKDKAEAHDEFHRLMTERTGVVRTTRLTVREIVTAYLDYVKANRAANTHKKYKHILTTFSASTAATLRPHALRPYHVQQCIDKHYSDRSTTYQADVITSIVAALNWGESMGLVTRNPIARMKKPRRNVRENYVPSEKWAELIAAASDDCFRDYLTVALSSGARPNELRTMQAGYLNGSRVIFPRLKSKGKTRQRVVYLDPISLGIVQRLAKQYPTGPLFRNREGEPWNRHSIKDRFRRLQTKWPGLCATVLRHSFTHQKLTSGVDSLTVAKLLGHVDTRMIATRYGHLEEAEEYLLEKAATGNPLAKPANGQAASGKP; this is encoded by the coding sequence ATGCGACAGCCCCGCCCCTGGCTCCGAAAGCAGACTGGTACATGGTACGTCTGCATTGACGGCGAGCAGCACTCACTCGGCAAGGACAAGGCCGAAGCCCACGACGAATTCCATCGGCTGATGACCGAGCGAACCGGCGTCGTGCGCACGACGCGCTTGACGGTTCGCGAGATCGTCACGGCATACCTGGACTACGTGAAGGCAAATCGGGCTGCCAACACACATAAGAAGTACAAGCACATCCTGACGACCTTCTCGGCCAGCACTGCGGCAACTCTGCGACCGCATGCCTTGCGGCCGTACCACGTCCAACAGTGCATCGACAAGCACTACAGCGACCGCAGCACGACCTACCAAGCCGACGTGATTACGTCGATTGTTGCGGCCCTCAATTGGGGCGAGTCGATGGGGTTGGTCACTCGAAATCCCATTGCCCGCATGAAGAAACCGCGCCGCAACGTCCGGGAGAACTACGTTCCATCCGAGAAATGGGCGGAGCTTATCGCGGCGGCGTCTGATGATTGCTTTCGCGATTACTTGACCGTCGCTCTGTCATCGGGTGCCCGGCCGAATGAGCTAAGGACCATGCAGGCAGGCTATTTGAATGGCTCGCGTGTCATCTTCCCGCGCTTGAAGTCCAAAGGGAAAACTAGACAGCGGGTCGTCTACCTGGACCCCATTTCATTGGGGATTGTGCAACGGCTGGCCAAGCAGTATCCGACCGGCCCGCTATTCCGCAATCGCGAGGGCGAGCCCTGGAATCGACATTCGATCAAGGATCGTTTCCGGCGACTCCAAACCAAATGGCCGGGGCTGTGTGCGACGGTGCTACGTCACAGTTTCACGCACCAGAAGCTAACCAGCGGCGTCGATTCGCTGACGGTGGCGAAGTTACTCGGCCACGTCGATACGCGGATGATTGCCACGCGGTATGGCCATCTTGAGGAAGCCGAAGAATACTTGCTTGAGAAGGCCGCGACAGGCAATCCTTTGGCAAAGCCAGCTAACGGACAAGCCGCAAGCGGGAAGCCTTGA
- the cls gene encoding cardiolipin synthase, with translation MLDFWQNFSVVAVLHLVLICVLLPWILLTKREPTAAIAWILAIVMMPFFGSLLYWIFGYNYVYRRQQRKRRHRERFAKQHRSTSGRGSVVAAELAPNTYADLGTLAAITGAFPVESGNAVELYHDTNDAMQALLAAIDAAQHHIHLEFFIIHSDEAGQALIEHLTRKARAGVEVRLLYDAMGCLRLKRATLAPLVEAGGKTKIFLPLRLQRSRLHVNLRNHRKLVVIDGHTAFTGGMNIGDEYLGRNAYFGYWRDTFMRVAGPAAGSLQYVFQEDWDFAGGRPFNGERYFPNMPDAGTSLVQVAAAGPDQDTNCIRETYLLAMLAARERLWIATPYFVPDVGLLDALRVARYRGVDVKILGIAKPDHYIAYYASSYYWAEMTQLGVEVYLYHQGMMHSKLMMVDGRWAMVGSANIDERSLRLNFELGCVLHSPGPVADLEHAFRRDLEQATRVDPVAVAQRSIPRRMLENACRLAGPNL, from the coding sequence GTGCTTGATTTCTGGCAGAACTTTTCAGTCGTCGCCGTTCTGCACCTGGTGCTGATCTGCGTGCTGCTGCCGTGGATCCTGCTCACGAAGCGCGAGCCGACCGCCGCGATCGCCTGGATTCTGGCCATCGTGATGATGCCGTTCTTCGGTTCGCTGCTCTATTGGATCTTCGGCTACAACTACGTCTACCGGCGCCAGCAGCGCAAACGCCGGCACCGCGAGCGGTTCGCCAAACAGCATCGTTCGACCTCGGGCCGCGGCAGCGTGGTGGCGGCCGAACTGGCCCCCAACACCTACGCGGATCTCGGCACGCTGGCTGCCATCACCGGCGCGTTTCCGGTCGAGTCGGGCAATGCCGTCGAGCTCTACCACGATACGAACGACGCCATGCAGGCGTTGCTCGCGGCGATCGATGCGGCCCAGCATCACATTCATCTCGAGTTCTTCATCATTCACTCGGACGAAGCGGGCCAGGCGCTCATCGAGCACCTCACGCGCAAGGCCCGCGCCGGCGTCGAGGTGCGCTTGCTCTACGATGCCATGGGCTGCCTCCGGCTCAAGCGAGCCACGCTTGCCCCGCTCGTCGAGGCCGGCGGCAAGACAAAGATCTTTTTACCGTTGCGGCTGCAACGCTCGCGTCTGCACGTCAATCTGCGGAATCATCGCAAGCTGGTCGTCATCGATGGACATACCGCCTTCACCGGGGGCATGAACATCGGCGACGAGTACCTGGGGCGCAATGCCTATTTCGGCTACTGGCGCGACACGTTCATGCGCGTCGCCGGTCCGGCGGCCGGTTCGCTGCAATATGTCTTTCAAGAAGACTGGGACTTTGCCGGCGGACGCCCCTTTAACGGCGAGCGATACTTTCCCAACATGCCCGACGCCGGCACGTCGCTCGTGCAGGTAGCGGCGGCTGGGCCCGATCAAGATACGAACTGCATTCGCGAAACGTACCTGCTGGCCATGCTCGCCGCGCGCGAGCGATTGTGGATCGCCACGCCCTATTTCGTGCCCGACGTCGGCCTGCTCGATGCGCTGCGCGTGGCACGCTACCGCGGCGTGGACGTGAAGATCCTGGGCATCGCCAAGCCCGACCATTACATCGCCTACTACGCCAGCAGCTACTACTGGGCCGAGATGACTCAGTTGGGCGTCGAGGTCTATCTCTACCACCAGGGAATGATGCACTCGAAGCTGATGATGGTCGACGGTCGCTGGGCCATGGTCGGATCGGCCAACATCGACGAACGCAGCCTGCGCTTGAATTTTGAACTGGGCTGCGTGCTCCACTCGCCCGGGCCCGTGGCCGATCTGGAGCACGCCTTTCGCCGCGATCTCGAACAGGCCACTCGCGTCGACCCGGTGGCCGTCGCCCAACGCAGCATTCCCCGCCGCATGCTCGAGAACGCCTGCCGCCTGGCGGGTCCGAATCTCTAG
- a CDS encoding helix-turn-helix domain-containing protein has translation MAKTFKSWLKKQLAKLDEIEQWDEIPLNVFDDLRNVIHEAERKAAAAGVPNAVAACRKLRPGGISIGIAREVLAECLQAISVSPDPETPDGPLTVQQAARLLNISTRKVYSLCESGELSHTTNPIRIQRRDLDAYQKANVKASRLRLVR, from the coding sequence ATGGCCAAAACCTTCAAATCCTGGCTGAAAAAGCAACTCGCCAAGCTCGATGAAATCGAGCAATGGGACGAAATTCCACTCAACGTCTTTGATGATCTCCGTAACGTCATCCACGAAGCCGAGCGGAAAGCGGCAGCCGCAGGCGTGCCGAACGCCGTGGCCGCTTGCCGTAAGCTGCGGCCGGGTGGAATCTCCATCGGCATTGCTCGCGAAGTGCTAGCCGAGTGCCTCCAGGCCATCAGCGTATCGCCAGACCCGGAAACGCCAGACGGGCCGCTCACTGTGCAGCAAGCGGCCCGTCTGTTGAATATCAGCACGCGCAAGGTCTACTCACTGTGCGAATCTGGTGAGCTATCGCACACCACGAATCCGATTCGGATTCAACGGCGCGACTTGGACGCCTACCAGAAAGCGAACGTCAAGGCTTCCCGCTTGCGGCTTGTCCGTTAG